In Reichenbachiella agarivorans, one genomic interval encodes:
- a CDS encoding LptF/LptG family permease, translated as MGIKLIDKYIFKKFITTFIFVVALLVVVIVVIDFTEKNEKFIKNEVPTDLIVYYYLSFMPWIANLIAPITVFISTVLVTAGMAGKTEIVAILAGGISFRRMLMPFLVGAILIAMTTFYVNGWMIPNSNKYRIAFEVEYLKKPFYFNERDIHFKIGEEEYLYLQRYNNRSEVGYKVTLEQIVGTEMKQKLTATKMTWDDSLGRWQFKDWELREIGEFGEKYSKGDEMDTLLSITPEDFDNKYQLNETMNLNELNDHIAMLKDRGADDVEVYEIEKYIRYMLPFTAIILTLMGVSVSAEKSTRGGAGFKIALGFLIAFVFIILFILVKAIAEAGSMNPIVAIWIPNMIGAVVSLILYRFVPK; from the coding sequence GTGGGCATCAAACTGATAGATAAATACATTTTTAAAAAGTTCATTACCACTTTCATCTTTGTGGTGGCGCTACTGGTTGTAGTGATCGTGGTAATTGACTTTACAGAGAAGAATGAAAAGTTCATCAAAAATGAAGTACCTACGGACTTGATCGTGTATTACTATCTGAGTTTTATGCCTTGGATTGCCAATCTGATTGCTCCCATTACGGTATTTATTTCCACTGTATTGGTCACAGCTGGCATGGCTGGTAAGACAGAGATAGTTGCCATATTAGCAGGTGGTATTAGCTTTCGTAGGATGCTGATGCCTTTTTTGGTGGGTGCTATTTTGATTGCCATGACGACATTTTATGTCAATGGATGGATGATCCCCAACTCCAATAAGTATCGGATTGCATTTGAGGTAGAATATCTGAAAAAGCCTTTTTACTTCAACGAAAGAGATATTCATTTCAAGATAGGGGAAGAGGAGTATTTGTATCTCCAGCGCTACAATAACAGATCAGAAGTAGGATACAAAGTCACCTTGGAGCAGATTGTAGGGACAGAAATGAAACAGAAGTTGACTGCTACGAAGATGACCTGGGATGATTCTTTGGGTCGCTGGCAGTTCAAAGATTGGGAGCTGCGAGAGATAGGAGAATTTGGAGAGAAATATTCTAAGGGAGATGAAATGGACACCTTGTTGAGTATCACGCCCGAAGATTTTGACAACAAATATCAACTCAATGAGACCATGAATCTCAATGAACTCAATGATCATATCGCGATGCTCAAAGATCGTGGTGCCGATGATGTCGAGGTATATGAAATCGAAAAGTACATACGTTATATGTTGCCATTTACAGCAATCATATTGACCCTGATGGGAGTGTCTGTATCTGCTGAAAAATCTACACGGGGTGGTGCTGGGTTTAAGATAGCACTGGGTTTTTTGATCGCCTTTGTGTTTATCATCCTATTCATTTTGGTCAAGGCCATCGCAGAGGCAGGGTCGATGAACCCTATTGTGGCTATATGGATTCCCAACATGATTGGAGCCGTTGTATCTTTGATTTTATATCGTTTTGTTCCTAAATAA
- the rsmG gene encoding 16S rRNA (guanine(527)-N(7))-methyltransferase RsmG translates to MSKIILKYFPQLSAEQKEQFAQLEPLYKDWNSKINVISRKDIEELNVRHVLHSLGIAKVMDFLPGSSILDIGTGGGFPGIPLAILYPESQFVLVDSIGKKIKVVNEVAQALGLKNVTGIHGRAETVPGQFDFVVSRAVTRMKPFYQWTKGKFKKESKHPLKNGILYLKGGDLAEEMLESKLRYKVHDLTTYFKEDFFETKKIVYVEKQ, encoded by the coding sequence ATGTCTAAGATCATCTTGAAGTACTTTCCTCAGCTCAGTGCTGAACAAAAGGAACAGTTTGCCCAGTTAGAACCTCTGTACAAAGATTGGAATAGCAAAATCAATGTCATCTCTCGCAAGGACATTGAAGAACTCAATGTGCGCCATGTACTCCACTCTCTTGGGATTGCCAAAGTCATGGATTTCCTTCCAGGTTCTAGTATCTTGGACATAGGTACAGGTGGGGGCTTCCCAGGTATACCACTTGCTATACTCTACCCAGAATCACAGTTTGTCTTGGTAGATAGTATTGGGAAGAAGATCAAAGTAGTAAATGAAGTCGCCCAAGCTCTTGGGTTGAAAAATGTAACTGGAATCCATGGACGTGCAGAAACTGTCCCTGGTCAATTTGATTTTGTCGTCAGTAGAGCCGTGACGAGAATGAAGCCATTCTACCAGTGGACCAAAGGCAAGTTCAAAAAAGAATCCAAACATCCTTTAAAAAATGGCATTCTATATTTGAAAGGTGGAGATTTGGCCGAAGAAATGCTAGAGTCCAAACTCCGATACAAAGTCCATGACCTGACTACTTATTTCAAAGAAGATTTCTTCGAAACCAAGAAAATCGTCTACGTAGAAAAACAATAG
- a CDS encoding dihydrofolate reductase family protein has translation MSERKLILYVSMSLDGYLATDDDDLSWLDMVEREGEDYGYSEFMDRVDTYIVGRKTYDKIIDMVGHLPQAEKMECYVITRQELLPEKNIIFYNDDIEDLIYELKRESGQNIICDGGADVIKLLMSSSLIDEYVISVIPVILGDGKRLFKGGVPSQDIALINSTSFESGLVQLHYVRLNEN, from the coding sequence ATGTCTGAAAGGAAATTAATTTTGTATGTAAGTATGAGTCTAGATGGCTATTTGGCAACTGATGATGATGATTTGTCTTGGCTGGATATGGTCGAAAGAGAGGGAGAGGATTATGGTTATTCTGAATTCATGGATCGAGTGGATACTTATATTGTCGGACGCAAAACATATGATAAAATCATCGACATGGTAGGGCATCTGCCACAAGCCGAAAAGATGGAATGTTATGTGATCACCAGGCAAGAATTGCTACCAGAGAAGAATATTATCTTTTACAATGATGATATTGAAGATTTGATTTATGAACTAAAAAGAGAATCAGGTCAAAATATCATCTGTGATGGAGGGGCAGACGTAATCAAGCTACTCATGAGTAGTAGTCTCATCGATGAGTATGTGATATCGGTGATTCCTGTCATATTGGGGGATGGCAAGAGATTGTTCAAAGGAGGGGTTCCTTCTCAGGATATCGCCCTCATCAATTCTACTAGTTTTGAATCAGGATTGGTACAGTTGCATTATGTCCGATTGAATGAGAATTGA
- a CDS encoding DMT family transporter has protein sequence MENANSQLKAYLQLHFIVLIWGATAVLGKLISIPPLGVVLYRTLIAAGGIYLIILFKQINYKLPKEELIKILSTGILIALHWITFFLAARLSNISICLAGIATTSFWTSFIDPIVNKRPIKFYEPLLGVLSLVGIVLVFNASFDQFLGLSVAIASAILASLFTVINGRLIARQNHYTISMYEMLGAFGTTLMIIPLASWMSTERMVDYVSIQNWDWAFLLFLGVICTVFAYSLGVKLMKQLSAFSINLTINLEPVYGIIMALIIFKDDEHMGTGFYVGTSIIILSVLLYPLVRKLTKDRYMNPEVLQ, from the coding sequence ATGGAGAATGCTAATTCGCAATTGAAAGCCTACCTACAGCTGCATTTCATTGTATTGATTTGGGGTGCTACAGCTGTTTTGGGTAAGCTTATTAGTATTCCTCCTTTGGGGGTGGTTTTATACAGAACTTTGATTGCGGCAGGAGGGATATATCTGATTATCCTATTCAAGCAAATCAATTACAAACTGCCCAAAGAGGAGTTGATCAAAATCCTTTCCACTGGGATTCTTATTGCACTGCACTGGATTACTTTTTTTCTGGCTGCCAGATTGTCCAATATTTCGATTTGTTTGGCAGGGATTGCTACCACTTCTTTTTGGACAAGCTTTATTGATCCAATCGTAAACAAGCGTCCAATCAAGTTTTATGAACCACTTTTGGGTGTTTTGTCATTGGTAGGAATAGTTTTGGTATTCAATGCATCATTTGATCAATTCTTGGGTTTGTCAGTGGCGATCGCGTCAGCAATTTTGGCGTCTTTATTCACTGTCATCAATGGTCGATTGATCGCCAGACAAAATCACTACACCATCTCTATGTACGAGATGCTCGGTGCATTTGGGACGACTCTCATGATCATACCCCTGGCGAGTTGGATGAGTACAGAGCGCATGGTTGACTATGTATCTATTCAGAACTGGGATTGGGCATTTTTGCTGTTTTTGGGCGTAATATGCACGGTGTTTGCCTATTCACTGGGGGTCAAGTTGATGAAGCAATTGTCTGCTTTTTCAATCAACTTGACGATCAACTTGGAGCCAGTATACGGCATTATCATGGCGTTGATTATATTCAAAGATGATGAGCACATGGGTACGGGATTTTATGTAGGTACATCTATCATTATCTTGTCTGTTTTGCTATATCCGTTGGTGAGGAAGTTGACCAAAGACAGGTACATGAATCCAGAGGTATTGCAATGA
- the tgt gene encoding tRNA guanosine(34) transglycosylase Tgt, whose amino-acid sequence MDFKLETTDSKSRARAGVITTDHGQIETPIFMPVGTAGTVKAVHQRELKEDIKAEIILGNTYHLYLRPGLDVIESAGGLHKFNGFDKPMLTDSGGYQVYSLKHRRKITEEGVKFQSHIDGSKHNFSPEHVMDIQRTIGADIIMAFDECTPYPCDLKYARESMEMTHRWLKRCCDRFDQTEPKYGYSQTLFPIVQGSTYHDLRKKSAETIASFGREGNAIGGLSVGEPAEMMYETTDLVCNILPADKPRYLMGVGTPENILECIALGVDMFDCVMPTRNARHGLLYTSEGLINIKNKKWEKDFSPIDPNLGGYVDMAYSKAYLRHLVHSSESLGAQIASVHNLSFYLWLVKEARKHIKAGDFTAWKNAILPKISSRL is encoded by the coding sequence ATGGATTTTAAGTTAGAAACAACAGACAGCAAGTCAAGGGCAAGGGCAGGAGTGATCACTACTGATCATGGTCAGATCGAAACGCCGATATTTATGCCTGTAGGTACCGCTGGTACTGTCAAGGCCGTACATCAGCGTGAGCTCAAGGAGGATATCAAGGCAGAGATTATTTTGGGCAACACTTATCACTTGTATTTGCGTCCAGGACTGGATGTGATAGAATCCGCTGGTGGGTTGCACAAATTCAATGGATTTGATAAACCCATGCTCACGGATAGTGGTGGGTATCAGGTGTATTCTCTCAAGCACAGAAGAAAAATCACTGAGGAGGGTGTAAAGTTTCAGTCGCACATAGATGGATCCAAACATAATTTTAGCCCAGAGCACGTCATGGATATCCAGCGCACCATTGGTGCGGATATCATCATGGCTTTTGACGAGTGTACGCCATATCCATGTGACCTAAAGTATGCCAGAGAATCCATGGAAATGACTCACCGCTGGTTGAAACGTTGTTGTGACCGTTTTGATCAGACCGAACCCAAATATGGCTATAGTCAGACTTTGTTTCCTATCGTGCAGGGGAGTACCTATCATGACCTTAGAAAAAAATCTGCAGAGACGATCGCGTCTTTTGGTCGCGAAGGCAATGCGATAGGAGGCCTATCCGTAGGTGAGCCTGCAGAAATGATGTACGAAACGACCGACTTGGTCTGCAATATTCTACCTGCGGATAAGCCACGTTACCTGATGGGAGTCGGCACACCAGAGAATATCCTCGAATGTATCGCACTGGGAGTAGATATGTTTGATTGCGTGATGCCTACTCGCAATGCACGACATGGGTTGCTCTATACTTCAGAAGGACTCATCAATATCAAGAATAAGAAATGGGAGAAGGATTTCTCACCGATAGATCCTAATTTGGGTGGCTATGTTGACATGGCTTACTCCAAAGCATATCTGAGACATTTGGTACATAGCAGCGAATCTTTAGGTGCTCAGATTGCCAGTGTACACAATTTGTCATTTTATTTGTGGTTGGTCAAAGAGGCTAGAAAACACATCAAAGCTGGAGATTTTACAGCTTGGAAAAATGCTATATTGCCAAAAATTTCATCAAGACTGTAG
- the hslU gene encoding ATP-dependent protease ATPase subunit HslU gives MLSTDQYLTPKEIVAELDKYIIGQHDAKRNVAIALRNRWRRMNVKTDIQGEIVPNNILMIGATGVGKTEIARRLAKIADAPFVKVEASKFTEVGYVGRDVESMVRDLVEQSVALVKNAKKEAVKEKAEEIVENIILDALIPPVKKTTPSVLNNADGASTIVDDAELNEKTRVRFREKIKNRELEDRKIDISIKQNNTPGIGMIGGGQMDESSMMNLQEMIGNMIPQKTKKRKVTIADARKLLMEEESSRLIDMDEVKDEAIAKAENTGIIFIDEIDKIAVGASKKGGPDVSREGVQRDLLPIVEGSAVNTKYGVINTDHILFVAAGAFHFAKPSDLIPELQGRFPIRVELENLTKADFVRILSEPKNALTKQYAALIAAEDVEISFESEAIEEIASMAFEINAEIENIGARRLHTVMSRLLNDILFDIPDLIGPNAKIVINKAMVLEKLSGMVENRDLSQYIL, from the coding sequence ATGTTGTCAACAGACCAATATTTAACACCCAAAGAGATCGTAGCAGAGTTAGACAAGTACATCATCGGGCAGCATGATGCCAAGAGGAATGTTGCGATCGCTTTGAGGAACCGATGGAGAAGAATGAATGTCAAGACGGATATCCAAGGAGAAATTGTTCCCAACAACATTTTGATGATTGGAGCTACGGGAGTGGGTAAGACTGAGATAGCCCGACGACTGGCAAAAATAGCAGACGCTCCCTTCGTGAAGGTTGAGGCTTCTAAGTTTACGGAAGTGGGCTATGTAGGGCGTGATGTCGAGAGCATGGTTCGTGATCTAGTAGAGCAGTCTGTAGCACTGGTAAAAAATGCCAAGAAAGAGGCCGTAAAGGAAAAGGCGGAAGAAATTGTAGAAAACATTATTCTAGATGCTTTGATACCTCCTGTCAAGAAGACTACCCCATCTGTATTGAACAATGCCGATGGAGCCAGCACGATAGTGGATGATGCAGAACTCAACGAGAAGACCCGTGTGAGATTCAGAGAGAAAATCAAAAATCGTGAGCTTGAAGATCGAAAAATTGATATTAGTATCAAGCAAAATAACACCCCTGGGATTGGAATGATTGGTGGAGGTCAGATGGATGAATCTTCCATGATGAATCTGCAAGAAATGATCGGGAACATGATTCCGCAGAAAACCAAAAAACGCAAAGTAACGATTGCGGACGCAAGGAAATTGTTGATGGAGGAGGAGTCTTCTCGATTGATAGACATGGATGAGGTCAAAGATGAGGCAATTGCTAAAGCTGAAAACACGGGTATCATCTTCATCGATGAGATTGATAAAATTGCGGTAGGGGCTTCCAAAAAGGGTGGACCCGACGTGAGTCGTGAAGGTGTGCAGAGAGACTTGCTTCCGATTGTAGAAGGCAGTGCTGTCAATACCAAATATGGGGTGATCAACACGGATCACATCTTGTTTGTAGCGGCAGGGGCTTTTCATTTCGCAAAACCATCTGATTTGATTCCTGAGTTGCAAGGTAGATTTCCGATCAGGGTTGAGCTAGAAAATTTGACCAAGGCGGATTTTGTCCGTATCCTCAGCGAGCCTAAAAATGCGTTGACCAAGCAGTATGCAGCACTGATCGCCGCTGAAGATGTAGAGATTAGTTTTGAATCCGAAGCGATAGAAGAAATTGCCAGCATGGCCTTCGAGATCAATGCTGAGATAGAAAACATTGGCGCTAGACGTCTACATACGGTGATGAGCAGGTTGCTCAACGATATCCTCTTCGATATACCAGACCTCATTGGACCCAATGCCAAAATAGTCATCAACAAAGCCATGGTCTTGGAGAAGCTGAGTGGAATGGTAGAAAACAGAGATTTGAGCCAGTATATCTTGTAA
- a CDS encoding CocE/NonD family hydrolase: MKTTLNLSKLILTVIVSLSLFASCDRDKEAYSPQRSESDSLFIVNNYDKTEVYIPMRDGTQLFTSIYTPNDGQAYPIILFRTPYSVAPYGTDKSQYRKDLGPNMSLTKDKYIFVYQDVRGKFMSEGDFVNMTPHEGIVNGRNVNESTDTFDTIDWLLSHTQNNGNVGQWGISYPGFYTAAGMIDSHPALKAVSPQAPIADWFFDDFHHHGAFFPSHSFAFLSSFGVERDSLTTEWAPDFNFGTEDGYEFYKNMTPLSKANELYLHDSIPFWNEMVAHPNYDEYWQSKNILPHLKNVNCAVLTVGGWYDAEDLYGPLHIYAEVEKNNPKTTNTIIMGPWSHGGWRRTAGDFLGDVHFGEKTSTFFNNEVLTPFFTYHLKGEGEADLSEAIMFETGRNQWRKFEEWPPKNLDYRKLYFKKKNELSFTPPQANEFGVDMFVSDPANPVPFTQYPNLKIPKEYMVEDQGFVILRDDVLYYVTAQLEEDLTVAGPIIANLVVKTNQSAADWIVKIIDVYPNDHAPYPHQPEKMIGGYHQMVRSEALRGRFRNSYKKPEPFTPKQDEKIELELQDVLHTFKKGHRIMVQIQSTWFPLIDINPQTYVDNIFEASAEDFVVAKHAVSRSGSNPSYIKIGVLSKE; this comes from the coding sequence ATGAAAACAACATTGAATCTCTCAAAACTAATCTTGACTGTAATCGTGTCTCTTTCCCTTTTTGCTTCCTGTGATAGGGACAAAGAGGCCTACTCACCACAGCGTAGCGAAAGTGACTCTTTATTCATTGTCAACAACTATGACAAAACGGAAGTGTATATACCCATGCGTGATGGCACCCAGCTATTCACCTCAATATATACGCCCAATGACGGGCAAGCATACCCGATCATTCTGTTCCGCACACCCTATTCTGTGGCACCATATGGTACTGACAAATCTCAATACCGAAAGGATTTGGGACCCAATATGAGCCTAACCAAAGACAAATACATTTTTGTCTATCAAGACGTAAGGGGAAAATTCATGTCAGAGGGTGATTTCGTCAACATGACCCCTCACGAAGGCATCGTCAATGGCCGAAACGTCAATGAAAGCACTGATACATTTGACACCATTGATTGGTTGCTCTCTCATACGCAAAACAATGGCAATGTAGGGCAGTGGGGTATTTCCTACCCTGGATTCTATACCGCAGCAGGTATGATTGATTCGCACCCAGCACTGAAAGCGGTTTCTCCTCAGGCCCCAATCGCTGATTGGTTCTTTGATGACTTTCACCACCACGGTGCTTTTTTCCCTTCTCACAGTTTTGCTTTCTTATCTTCGTTTGGCGTAGAGAGAGACAGTTTGACCACAGAGTGGGCTCCTGATTTTAATTTTGGCACAGAGGACGGATATGAATTTTACAAGAACATGACTCCTCTTTCTAAAGCCAATGAGTTGTATCTGCACGATAGTATTCCATTTTGGAATGAAATGGTTGCTCACCCCAATTATGATGAATATTGGCAATCCAAAAACATCCTTCCTCATCTAAAAAATGTGAATTGCGCGGTACTGACCGTAGGAGGTTGGTATGATGCCGAAGACCTCTATGGCCCTCTCCATATCTATGCGGAAGTAGAAAAAAACAACCCAAAAACCACCAACACCATTATAATGGGCCCTTGGAGTCATGGAGGATGGAGACGTACAGCAGGAGATTTCTTGGGAGATGTGCATTTCGGAGAAAAAACTTCTACTTTCTTCAACAATGAAGTCTTGACTCCCTTCTTTACCTATCACCTCAAAGGCGAAGGCGAAGCAGACTTGTCCGAAGCGATCATGTTTGAAACAGGTCGCAACCAGTGGAGAAAATTCGAAGAATGGCCACCCAAAAACCTTGACTACAGAAAACTGTATTTCAAGAAAAAAAATGAATTGTCTTTCACTCCTCCCCAAGCCAATGAATTTGGGGTAGATATGTTTGTCAGTGATCCCGCCAACCCCGTGCCCTTCACTCAATATCCAAACCTCAAAATCCCTAAAGAGTATATGGTCGAAGATCAAGGCTTTGTGATCTTAAGAGATGATGTACTGTATTACGTAACCGCCCAACTGGAAGAAGATCTTACTGTGGCTGGCCCCATCATAGCCAATCTGGTAGTCAAAACCAATCAAAGCGCGGCTGATTGGATAGTCAAAATCATTGACGTATATCCTAATGACCATGCTCCATACCCACATCAGCCCGAGAAAATGATAGGCGGCTATCACCAAATGGTCAGAAGTGAAGCACTACGAGGCAGATTCCGAAACAGCTACAAGAAACCAGAACCTTTCACCCCAAAACAGGATGAAAAAATAGAACTAGAACTTCAAGATGTACTGCACACTTTCAAAAAAGGGCACCGTATCATGGTGCAAATTCAAAGCACCTGGTTTCCGTTGATAGACATCAATCCTCAGACTTATGTTGACAACATCTTTGAGGCTAGTGCTGAAGATTTTGTTGTCGCCAAGCATGCTGTGAGCAGATCGGGTTCGAACCCGTCGTACATCAAAATTGGCGTTCTGTCAAAAGAGTGA
- a CDS encoding glycosyltransferase: MSEIFLFVLLGSTFILSIYWTVAWIKISRYSTNTSSQNQPVSVIVCAHNELDNLKELIPILQQQNHPNFEIIIVDDRSDDDTFDYMLDIKSEKLKHVRVDKVHDHINAKKYAITLGVKAAKNDILLFTDADCRPTSENWITEMTSHIQEQTKFSLGVSQYIKEKGFLNLYIRYETQQTAVNYAAWALAGNPYMGVGRNLAYRKSAFIENKGFNKFQHIMGGDDDLLVNQLANKKNTQVVLGADSLTLSVPKKTWREYFRQKLRHFSVSKYYSFKDKTLLGLQNLSNLLFWLSLIILAIQTNRYEIVLGILLFRWIMLMNLNYFTSKKFGDRINTWLVPVLDLFYVLFVTTAGTIAIFTKKVKWK; this comes from the coding sequence ATGTCGGAAATTTTCTTGTTCGTTTTATTAGGAAGTACATTCATCCTATCTATCTATTGGACAGTAGCTTGGATCAAAATAAGTCGCTACTCCACGAACACAAGCTCACAAAATCAACCTGTCTCTGTCATCGTATGTGCACACAATGAACTGGACAATTTAAAGGAATTAATTCCCATCCTACAACAACAAAACCATCCGAATTTTGAAATCATCATTGTAGATGACAGATCAGATGACGATACGTTTGACTACATGCTGGATATCAAATCTGAGAAACTCAAGCATGTGAGAGTCGACAAGGTGCATGACCACATCAACGCCAAAAAGTACGCCATCACATTGGGTGTCAAAGCTGCCAAAAACGACATCCTACTCTTCACTGATGCCGATTGTAGACCCACTTCAGAGAATTGGATCACTGAAATGACCAGCCACATCCAAGAGCAGACCAAATTCTCACTGGGTGTATCTCAATACATCAAAGAAAAAGGTTTTCTCAATCTGTACATTCGCTACGAAACCCAACAAACAGCTGTCAACTATGCAGCATGGGCGTTGGCAGGTAATCCATACATGGGAGTAGGTAGAAATTTGGCTTATAGAAAATCAGCATTCATTGAAAACAAGGGATTCAATAAATTCCAACACATCATGGGTGGAGATGACGACCTATTGGTCAATCAACTCGCCAATAAGAAAAATACACAGGTGGTTTTAGGAGCCGACTCACTCACACTTTCAGTCCCCAAAAAAACTTGGCGAGAATATTTCAGACAAAAACTGAGACATTTCTCCGTCAGCAAGTACTATTCCTTCAAGGATAAGACTCTTTTGGGACTACAAAACCTAAGTAATCTGCTTTTCTGGTTGTCTTTGATTATTTTAGCCATACAAACCAACAGATATGAGATTGTATTGGGCATCCTCCTTTTTAGATGGATCATGCTCATGAATCTAAATTATTTCACATCCAAAAAGTTTGGAGACCGTATCAATACTTGGCTAGTACCAGTTCTTGATTTATTTTACGTATTGTTCGTAACTACAGCAGGAACCATCGCGATATTCACTAAGAAGGTTAAATGGAAGTAA
- a CDS encoding RNA polymerase sigma factor has protein sequence MEVKKQFSEKALKDFKLIDHAINEGDEQAYAELMDRYKRPVYHMILKMIRNTDDAEDLTIEAFAKAFKNLHKFKKDYTFSTWLFRIATNNTIDFIRKKKLNTFSLNTSFSDDNGESVNIDVEDRTLNPQEEAINTQKIELVQMFVTKLPPKYQRLVRLRYFDELSYDEIAKTLDAPLGTVKAQLHRARELMYDLVKDKKQHI, from the coding sequence ATGGAAGTAAAAAAGCAGTTTTCCGAAAAGGCACTAAAGGATTTCAAACTAATCGATCATGCGATCAATGAAGGTGACGAGCAAGCATATGCTGAGCTGATGGATCGCTACAAGCGTCCTGTCTACCACATGATACTCAAGATGATCAGAAACACGGATGATGCAGAAGATCTGACTATCGAGGCGTTTGCCAAAGCTTTCAAAAACCTCCACAAATTCAAAAAAGACTACACATTTAGTACTTGGCTTTTTAGAATCGCCACCAACAACACCATCGATTTTATCAGAAAGAAAAAGCTAAACACCTTTAGTTTGAATACTTCATTCTCAGACGACAATGGAGAGTCCGTCAATATCGATGTAGAAGACAGAACACTTAATCCTCAAGAAGAGGCTATCAATACTCAAAAAATCGAGTTGGTACAGATGTTTGTCACCAAACTACCTCCAAAGTACCAGCGACTGGTTAGGTTGAGATATTTTGATGAGTTATCGTATGATGAGATCGCCAAAACACTGGATGCGCCATTAGGTACTGTCAAAGCTCAATTGCACAGAGCCCGCGAGTTGATGTACGACTTGGTCAAAGACAAAAAGCAGCATATCTAG
- a CDS encoding bestrophin family protein, which produces MLIRYRIPLNYFIKFAYVDAIAVMIVSVGVFFLVRKINFPIIPINIPAFMGTAISLLLGFKLSQSYDRWWEARKIWGAIVNDSRTLTLQVLNYHKDGNCEQTIRIANRQMAWPHSLGQSLRGLSPLDKMGDFLSEEEFARVASHKNVPLAILNEHSVDLRQMYQDGKINDYQQIQIDKTLVRLCQSMGMAERIKNTVFPTSYRLFLHLFIYLFITLLAVALAEVDRLWEIPMMVLISLPFLLLEKTAFYLQDPFENRPTDISVSAIANTIEHNLKQLIGQSDLPAPVEQDTFYVM; this is translated from the coding sequence ATGCTCATCAGATACCGTATTCCTCTTAATTACTTTATCAAGTTCGCGTATGTGGATGCGATTGCAGTTATGATTGTATCTGTTGGTGTTTTCTTTCTCGTACGCAAGATCAATTTTCCTATTATTCCGATCAATATTCCTGCATTTATGGGTACAGCCATATCCTTGTTGCTGGGGTTTAAACTCAGTCAGTCGTATGATCGATGGTGGGAGGCACGCAAGATTTGGGGTGCCATTGTCAATGATTCGAGGACACTGACTCTACAGGTCCTCAACTACCACAAAGACGGAAACTGTGAGCAAACTATTCGCATTGCCAACCGACAGATGGCATGGCCGCACAGTTTGGGTCAATCCCTGCGAGGTCTGTCTCCATTGGATAAAATGGGAGATTTCTTGAGTGAGGAAGAATTTGCCAGAGTTGCCAGTCATAAAAATGTACCATTGGCGATACTCAACGAGCATTCGGTAGATTTGCGACAAATGTATCAAGACGGTAAAATCAATGATTACCAGCAAATCCAGATAGATAAAACGCTGGTTCGCCTATGTCAGAGTATGGGAATGGCAGAGCGAATCAAGAATACTGTTTTTCCCACTTCCTATCGATTGTTTTTACATTTGTTCATTTATCTTTTTATCACCTTGTTGGCCGTTGCTTTGGCAGAGGTGGATCGTCTTTGGGAAATACCCATGATGGTACTGATTTCTTTGCCTTTTTTATTGTTGGAGAAAACAGCCTTTTACCTCCAGGATCCATTTGAAAACCGACCTACGGATATTTCAGTGTCTGCAATTGCCAATACCATCGAGCATAACCTCAAACAGCTCATCGGTCAGTCAGACCTTCCTGCCCCTGTAGAGCAAGATACTTTTTATGTGATGTAA